Proteins encoded by one window of Lycium barbarum isolate Lr01 chromosome 11, ASM1917538v2, whole genome shotgun sequence:
- the LOC132618977 gene encoding uncharacterized protein At3g28850-like — MGCATSKPKVCQNCHTPYSPVRRSYSMYIPKKKDINESEQQHMVSLTSSTLGSLKLDSMNLSQSLRDDHFAFEIDDYDATKDELLIEAKKWSQMINEKIPKVVIPKTPVKTPPGEPETINVWELMEGLEDITPLKPKENGKDISFSFTVSPNTISFLDDQPKENGDDSPKMADNESSLHSNSTSIISDFDPEVISTFRKALEDLPPANPFHLKPLIIETMHRPNDEVNGEVLEARCTKYPALAGSGEGLHPKGGEVLREYKLVLPHEKDKLVIYFTSLRGVRKTYEDCCHVRVILKGLGVKVDERDVSMHSGFKEELKELMGKEYAGGGLPRVFLGKTYIGGADEIRRMNEDGNLEKLVENCERIEDGGGGGSVVGNLACEACGDIRFVPCETCSGSCKIYYEADNDELEIEEEDEYGFQRCPDCNENGLIRCPICCD; from the coding sequence ATGGGTTGTGCAACTTCAAAGCCAAAAGTATGCCAAAATTGTCATACACCATATTCCCCTGTAAGGAGAAGTTACTCAATGTACATACCAAAAAAGAAAGATATTAATGAgagtgaacaacaacatatggtGAGTCTAACATCTTCAACATTAGGATCATTGAAACTTGACTCAATGAACTTGAGTCAAAGTCTCAGGGATGATCATTTTGCATTCGAAATCGATGACTACGACGCAACGAAAGATGAGTTGTTGATTGAGGCAAAAAAATGGTCACAAATGATCAATGAGAAAATTCCAAAAGTGGTTATTCCTAAAACACCAGTAAAAACACCACCAGGTGAGCCAGAAACTATTAATGTTTGGGAATTAATGGAAGGTCTTGAAGATATTACTCCTCTTAAACCTAAAGAAAATGGCAAAGATATTAGTTTCTCTTTCACTGTTTCTCCTAATACAATATCTTTTCTTGATGATCAGCCTAAAGAAAATGGCGATGACTCGCCTAAAATGGCTGATAATGAGTCTAGTTTACATTCAAATAGCACGTCTATAATATCTGATTTTGATCCTGAAGTGATTTCCACATTCAGAAAAGCACTCGAAGATCTTCCACCAGCAAACCCTTTTCACTTAAAGCCATTAATTATCGAAACCATGCACAGACCGAATGATGAGGTAAATGGAGAAGTACTGGAAGCTCGGTGCACAAAGTATCCCGCATTAGCTGGGTCCGGGGAAGGGCTACACCCCAAGGGAGGTGAAGTACTAAGAGAGTATAAATTGGTGTTGCCTCATGAGAAGGACAAATTAGTAATTTACTTTACGAGCTTAAGAGGGGTGAGGAAAACATATGAGGATTGTTGTCACGTTCGTGTGATTCTAAAGGGACTAGGTGTTAAGGTTGATGAGAGAGATGTTTCAATGCATTCAGGATTCAAGGAGGAGTTGAAAGAACTAATGGGGAAAGAATATGCTGGAGGAGGATTACCAAGGGTGTTTTTGGGAAAAACGTACATTGGTGGGGCTGATGAAATACGGAGAATGAACGAGGATGGGAACCTCGAGAAGTTAGTAGAGAATTGTGAACGGATAGaggatggtggtggtggtggtagtgTTGTTGGAAATTTAGCTTGTGAGGCCTGTGGAGATATTAGATTTGTGCCGTGTGAGACATGCTCGGGAAGTTGTAAAATTTATTATGAAGCAGACAACGACGAATTGGAAATTGAGGAGGAAGATGAATATGGCTTCCAACGATGCCCGGATTGTAATGAGAATGGACTTATACGATGTCCAATTTGTTGTGATTAA